One genomic segment of Ignavibacteria bacterium includes these proteins:
- the dacB gene encoding D-alanyl-D-alanine carboxypeptidase/D-alanyl-D-alanine-endopeptidase, with amino-acid sequence MKIKLAFAWPLLAMALISAGCSSVKETSKDKITTVEELQQKIDARFSDPLFAHAHWGVLIQSLKTGRVWYERNSERMFNPASNNKILSSAAALTRLGPDFTFETDLCCNGIVGDSVINGDLVVFGNGDPTLYNHFQKDPRDLFFSWAKMLREKGIRHITGNVIGDDNAFDDNSLGDGWSLDGLDAWYSAEVGPLQLNENYVDIKITAPKTVLEPVKIEPNIPSCYYTIVNNLTVTDTGRSNVYVTRAFGTNKIVINGTLVAGSRPIVESPTITNPTLFYVTVLKEVLEQSGIRVDGSAVDCDDLQGWKHTSNDFLVIDKHLSPRLSEVLKEMMKRSQNLYAEIMPRILSWKYTGKGSFRGGKKIVEEVLKEFGIAPDTYAYVDGSGLTRYDYVSPKQLVTILTKMKKSPYWNVWYDAQPVAGIDGTLKSRMKGTKAEGNVHAKTGTISNVRGLSGYVKTADGEDLVFSFLVNGHLRTNKETEDITDSVLELIASFNREN; translated from the coding sequence ATGAAGATAAAACTTGCCTTCGCATGGCCTTTACTGGCCATGGCTCTTATTTCCGCCGGATGCTCCTCTGTTAAAGAAACATCCAAAGACAAAATTACAACCGTTGAAGAGCTCCAGCAGAAAATTGACGCGCGCTTCAGCGATCCCCTCTTTGCACATGCGCACTGGGGCGTTCTGATACAGTCCCTTAAAACAGGGCGCGTATGGTATGAAAGAAATTCAGAACGCATGTTCAATCCTGCTTCAAACAACAAGATCCTCTCTTCCGCTGCGGCTCTGACCAGGCTGGGACCCGATTTTACATTTGAAACCGACCTCTGCTGCAACGGAATTGTGGGGGATTCGGTGATAAATGGCGACCTGGTGGTTTTTGGAAACGGGGACCCCACGCTTTATAACCATTTCCAGAAAGATCCCCGGGATCTTTTCTTCAGCTGGGCAAAAATGCTCCGTGAGAAAGGGATCAGGCACATTACAGGAAACGTCATCGGCGACGACAATGCGTTTGACGACAACTCTCTTGGCGACGGCTGGTCGCTTGACGGCCTGGATGCCTGGTATTCTGCCGAAGTCGGCCCCCTGCAGTTAAATGAAAACTATGTAGATATTAAAATTACGGCTCCCAAAACAGTGCTTGAGCCTGTGAAAATTGAGCCCAACATACCGAGCTGCTATTATACAATAGTAAATAACCTTACGGTTACAGATACCGGGCGCAGCAATGTTTACGTTACACGCGCTTTCGGCACAAATAAAATTGTAATAAACGGAACCCTTGTTGCCGGTTCCAGGCCTATAGTTGAATCGCCTACTATCACGAACCCGACACTTTTCTATGTTACTGTGTTAAAGGAAGTGCTGGAGCAGTCGGGCATCAGGGTTGACGGAAGTGCAGTGGACTGTGACGACCTCCAGGGGTGGAAACACACCTCAAATGACTTCCTGGTCATCGATAAGCACCTTTCCCCAAGACTAAGCGAAGTCTTAAAGGAAATGATGAAAAGAAGCCAGAACCTCTATGCCGAGATAATGCCGAGGATACTAAGCTGGAAATATACAGGAAAAGGGAGTTTCAGAGGAGGAAAGAAAATAGTTGAGGAGGTCCTGAAGGAGTTCGGCATTGCGCCTGACACCTACGCGTACGTCGACGGCTCGGGCCTTACAAGGTACGATTACGTAAGTCCAAAGCAGCTTGTAACTATTCTTACAAAAATGAAGAAAAGCCCCTACTGGAACGTCTGGTACGACGCGCAGCCTGTTGCGGGAATAGACGGAACGCTCAAAAGCCGCATGAAGGGCACCAAGGCTGAAGGAAACGTTCACGCAAAGACAGGAACCATCTCAAACGTGCGCGGGCTTTCAGGTTACGTTAAAACAGCTGACGGTGAAGACCTCGTCTTCTCCTTCCTTGTAAACGGGCACCTGCGTACGAACAAAGAAACAGAAGACATAACAGACAGCGTGCTTGAACTGATAGCTTCTTTTAACAGAGAAAATTAA
- a CDS encoding sodium-translocating pyrophosphatase has product MRSSKARRNYLFALMLLFVVAFFYRPGFSQSESAASNIGEAKSFVPFALFSDPKYSGLEIVCLLTVLGIAVAGLLYALLLVKQVYKADTGTKKMQEIAAAVREGANAYLGAQFKRIGPLIVIITLLLYFTYTGTVDAFRWGRSGAFLVGALFSWMVGFVGMRLATAGNLRVAAAATRSYGEAMQLGYRTGTVTGMLTDGLGLLGGTMIFLIFGDTAYEALLGFGFGGTLLALFMRVGGGIYTKAADVGADLVGKIEKDIPEDDPRNAATIADNVGDNVGDCAGMAADIFESYEVTIVAAMILGMASFGHKGVIFPLLVRGIGVLGSIISTYTVKAGAHDTSDTALHSVHRGFWIGSIISILGFFLLGFGYLHFDVNYFGLDKLNELTKLGYWAVDPRNLPWFANFGFTGLDLRPAWTCLIGVFLAIALNKVTSYFTHTGHAPVKSLAKSCQTGHATNIIQGFAVGYESTVAAIIVIAAAIMLSVLCYAGTPPLFVAYGVAMTGIGMLTLTGNTISMDVFGPVADNANGIGEMGYEPVEMEKEKPGNYKRARQILADLDAVGNTTKAETKGIAIGSAVIAAVSLFSSFIAVIAVGSEDKINQMSIAQYITEAGKLTVANPIVFIGFLIGGAVPFLFSSMLIRAVGRAAFYIVHECRIQFRDPHIWEGTKKPDYGRVVNICTNTAQKELIGPGFLAIMTPVLVGFLLGPYALGGFLAGMILVGQLLAVFMSNAGGAWDNAKKLIEDGIYGGKGSDAHKAAVTGDTVGDPLKDTAGPAVNPLIKVMNMVSLLTLGMVLNYNIVSGRVQGFGAIVVGLLVALIALGAIIWAVWQSKKESSDAPQFEEMISESAEEELQEQDTLK; this is encoded by the coding sequence ATGCGTTCCAGTAAGGCCCGGCGTAATTATTTGTTCGCTCTCATGCTTCTGTTCGTGGTAGCTTTTTTCTACAGGCCGGGTTTCAGTCAATCTGAATCAGCTGCTTCCAATATTGGTGAAGCTAAGTCCTTTGTTCCTTTCGCCCTTTTTTCTGATCCCAAATACAGCGGACTTGAGATCGTATGCCTTTTAACGGTCCTGGGTATTGCAGTTGCAGGATTACTTTATGCTCTTTTATTAGTCAAGCAGGTTTACAAAGCCGATACAGGCACAAAGAAAATGCAGGAGATAGCAGCAGCCGTCCGTGAGGGCGCAAATGCATATCTCGGTGCACAGTTCAAGCGTATCGGTCCCCTCATCGTAATTATTACATTACTTCTTTATTTTACATACACCGGAACAGTTGATGCTTTCCGCTGGGGGCGTTCGGGTGCATTCCTTGTAGGTGCACTCTTCAGCTGGATGGTTGGTTTTGTAGGCATGAGGCTTGCAACCGCCGGCAACCTCAGGGTTGCCGCTGCAGCTACAAGAAGCTACGGGGAAGCAATGCAGCTCGGCTACAGAACCGGTACCGTAACTGGTATGCTTACAGACGGCCTCGGCCTCCTGGGCGGAACGATGATATTCCTGATTTTTGGCGATACAGCCTATGAAGCCCTCTTAGGATTCGGCTTCGGCGGCACACTGCTCGCACTCTTTATGCGTGTCGGCGGCGGTATTTATACAAAAGCCGCAGACGTGGGAGCCGACCTGGTGGGAAAAATTGAAAAAGATATCCCAGAGGACGACCCTAGAAACGCCGCAACTATTGCCGATAACGTCGGCGATAACGTGGGCGACTGCGCCGGTATGGCAGCCGATATCTTTGAAAGCTATGAAGTAACGATCGTAGCTGCAATGATCCTCGGTATGGCTTCATTCGGCCACAAAGGCGTTATATTCCCGCTCCTTGTGCGCGGAATCGGCGTCCTGGGCTCAATCATCTCAACCTATACCGTTAAGGCAGGAGCTCATGATACCTCGGATACGGCTCTTCACAGCGTACACCGCGGTTTCTGGATCGGTTCAATAATATCTATACTCGGATTCTTCCTCTTAGGATTCGGATATCTGCATTTTGACGTAAATTATTTCGGTCTCGATAAATTAAACGAACTTACAAAACTGGGCTACTGGGCCGTTGACCCGAGAAACTTACCCTGGTTTGCTAATTTCGGTTTTACGGGACTTGACCTCCGTCCTGCATGGACATGCCTCATAGGCGTATTCCTTGCAATAGCACTCAACAAGGTAACCAGCTATTTTACACATACGGGCCACGCCCCTGTAAAAAGCCTTGCCAAGAGCTGCCAGACAGGTCACGCTACAAACATCATTCAGGGCTTTGCAGTAGGTTATGAGTCTACAGTTGCAGCAATCATAGTAATTGCAGCAGCCATTATGCTCTCAGTACTCTGCTACGCCGGAACACCTCCTCTCTTCGTAGCTTACGGCGTTGCAATGACAGGTATCGGTATGCTTACATTAACGGGCAATACCATTTCAATGGACGTTTTCGGGCCTGTTGCCGACAACGCCAACGGTATCGGTGAAATGGGTTATGAACCTGTGGAAATGGAAAAAGAAAAACCAGGCAACTACAAGCGTGCCCGCCAGATACTTGCAGACCTCGATGCAGTAGGCAACACAACAAAAGCCGAAACAAAGGGTATTGCAATCGGCTCGGCAGTTATTGCCGCGGTTTCACTTTTCTCAAGCTTTATTGCAGTAATTGCAGTAGGCAGCGAGGATAAGATCAACCAGATGAGTATTGCACAGTATATAACTGAAGCCGGAAAACTGACGGTTGCTAACCCGATAGTATTTATTGGCTTCTTAATCGGCGGCGCTGTTCCGTTCCTTTTCAGCAGCATGCTGATCCGTGCTGTTGGCCGTGCCGCTTTCTATATTGTACATGAATGCCGCATCCAGTTCCGCGACCCTCATATTTGGGAAGGCACAAAGAAGCCTGACTACGGACGCGTGGTTAATATCTGCACTAACACGGCTCAGAAAGAACTTATCGGCCCGGGATTCCTCGCTATTATGACCCCGGTTCTGGTCGGCTTCCTCTTAGGGCCCTACGCCCTTGGCGGTTTCCTTGCCGGAATGATACTTGTCGGACAGCTCCTTGCAGTATTTATGTCCAATGCCGGCGGTGCATGGGACAATGCAAAGAAGTTGATTGAAGACGGTATCTATGGCGGCAAGGGTTCAGATGCCCATAAGGCCGCTGTTACAGGCGACACGGTAGGCGACCCATTGAAGGATACCGCTGGACCTGCAGTCAACCCTCTTATTAAAGTAATGAACATGGTAAGTCTTCTTACACTGGGAATGGTGTTAAACTACAACATCGTCAGCGGACGCGTTCAGGGCTTTGGAGCTATCGTTGTAGGCCTCCTGGTGGCACTGATTGCACTTGGTGCAATTATATGGGCTGTATGGCAGAGCAAGAAAGAATCAAGCGATGCCCCTCAGTTTGAGGAGATGATAAGCGAGTCTGCAGAAGAAGAACTCCAGGAGCAGGACACCCTGAAATAA
- a CDS encoding sodium:alanine symporter family protein has protein sequence MQELEQLLSRISDWVWGYPLLILLFGTHIFLTFKLRFIQRYTGKAIKLSLKRSKEGTGDVSQFGALTTALAATIGTGNIVGVATAVAAGGPGAVLWMWLTGVFGIATKYSEALLSVKYRVKTKEGFMAGGPMYVLERGLKMKWLGVAFAALTAVAAFGIGNMVQANSISTMVESNFHIPAWISGILMTILTAVVIIGGIKSIASVCEKLVPFMAIFYVLGCIALLIINASTVPATFMLILKSAFTGHAVIGGFLGAGFKEAIRFGVARGLFSNESGLGSAPIVAAAAQTKNPIRQALVSSTGTFWDTVVVCAMTGLVVVNSGEWMKGLRGGELTSSAFSDIPVIGPIVLTVGLLTFVFSTILGWSYYGEKAAEYLFGSRVIKPYRWLWVFAVMLGSVLSLPVVWSFADIANALMAIPNLVSLIALSGVIVAETRKYLWNDQLDLSGDEVVEEAEVSSVK, from the coding sequence ATGCAGGAGCTAGAACAGTTACTTTCCCGGATAAGCGATTGGGTCTGGGGTTACCCGTTACTTATACTACTTTTCGGCACACACATTTTCCTTACTTTTAAGCTGCGTTTTATACAGCGCTATACCGGTAAAGCCATAAAGCTTTCCTTGAAGCGCTCCAAAGAAGGCACGGGCGACGTCAGCCAGTTCGGCGCCCTTACAACAGCTCTTGCGGCAACAATCGGTACGGGCAACATAGTGGGAGTGGCTACCGCCGTTGCGGCCGGCGGCCCCGGGGCAGTCCTCTGGATGTGGCTTACGGGCGTTTTCGGCATCGCAACCAAATATTCCGAAGCACTTTTATCAGTTAAGTACAGGGTTAAAACCAAAGAAGGTTTTATGGCCGGGGGCCCCATGTACGTTCTCGAACGCGGGCTTAAGATGAAATGGCTGGGCGTGGCCTTTGCGGCCCTAACAGCCGTTGCAGCCTTCGGAATCGGAAACATGGTGCAGGCAAATTCAATTTCCACGATGGTCGAAAGCAACTTCCACATCCCTGCGTGGATCTCGGGCATTCTCATGACCATACTGACAGCCGTAGTAATTATCGGCGGAATTAAGTCCATTGCCAGCGTCTGCGAAAAGCTGGTGCCCTTTATGGCAATTTTTTACGTTCTGGGATGCATAGCTCTTCTAATAATAAACGCCTCAACGGTTCCTGCAACTTTCATGCTGATATTAAAAAGCGCGTTTACCGGCCACGCCGTAATAGGTGGGTTTTTAGGAGCAGGCTTTAAGGAAGCCATCCGATTCGGCGTTGCCCGCGGCCTGTTCTCTAATGAATCGGGCCTTGGAAGCGCACCGATCGTTGCTGCTGCGGCACAGACAAAAAATCCGATACGCCAGGCTCTGGTTTCCTCAACAGGCACATTCTGGGACACGGTTGTTGTATGCGCAATGACGGGGCTTGTAGTTGTAAATTCAGGCGAATGGATGAAAGGCCTTCGCGGCGGGGAGCTCACAAGCTCGGCTTTTTCAGATATTCCGGTTATTGGCCCTATCGTCCTTACAGTGGGACTCCTGACATTTGTTTTTTCAACCATACTCGGCTGGTCTTATTACGGTGAAAAAGCCGCGGAATACCTTTTCGGCAGCAGGGTGATAAAACCCTACAGGTGGCTCTGGGTATTTGCCGTAATGCTGGGCTCCGTGCTCTCGCTTCCTGTTGTATGGTCATTTGCCGACATTGCAAACGCCCTTATGGCTATCCCGAACCTGGTCTCTCTCATTGCATTAAGCGGGGTTATTGTAGCCGAAACGAGAAAGTATCTCTGGAATGACCAGCTTGACCTCTCAGGCGATGAAGTGGTGGAAGAGGCAGAGGTTTCATCGGTAAAATAG
- a CDS encoding Mut7-C ubiquitin/RNAse domain-containing protein → MHRAFLRFYEELNDFLPEERRKVRFTHFYTGRTSVKDMIESLGVPHSEIDLILVNGQSVDFSYIVQDDDDISVYPVFESFDVRDLTHLRQKPLREPKFVLDVHLGKLAHYMRMLGLDTLYSNNYSKDDLVNISIEKRRTILTRDRNILKRNDVTHSYWVRSEDPVEQAREVIERFHLERELHEFSRCMECNGLLEKVDKEDILDELPPKVEQSQTDFYRCPDCLRVYWKGSHYDKMKKLIGKIEGKQNS, encoded by the coding sequence ATGCACAGGGCATTTCTCAGGTTTTACGAAGAGCTTAACGACTTCCTTCCCGAAGAAAGACGCAAGGTGAGGTTTACGCACTTTTATACCGGCCGCACTTCAGTAAAAGATATGATTGAGTCCCTCGGCGTGCCTCATTCGGAAATAGACCTGATACTGGTAAACGGGCAGTCGGTGGACTTTTCCTATATCGTTCAGGATGACGACGACATAAGCGTTTACCCTGTTTTTGAATCCTTTGACGTAAGGGATCTGACCCACCTGAGGCAGAAGCCTTTGAGAGAGCCGAAGTTCGTGCTGGATGTGCATTTAGGGAAGCTCGCCCATTATATGAGAATGCTGGGACTGGATACGCTCTACAGCAATAATTACTCGAAAGACGACCTCGTTAATATTTCCATTGAGAAAAGAAGGACTATTCTTACGCGCGACCGCAACATACTTAAGCGCAACGACGTAACCCACAGCTACTGGGTAAGAAGTGAGGACCCTGTAGAACAGGCGCGTGAGGTAATAGAAAGGTTTCACTTAGAAAGGGAATTACATGAATTCTCGCGCTGCATGGAATGTAACGGCCTGCTTGAAAAGGTGGATAAGGAGGATATCCTTGATGAACTTCCACCTAAGGTTGAGCAGTCGCAGACCGATTTCTACCGCTGCCCCGATTGCCTGAGAGTGTACTGGAAAGGGAGCCACTACGACAAAATGAAGAAGCTCATCGGCAAGATTGAAGGGAAGCAAAACTCCTGA
- a CDS encoding PBP1A family penicillin-binding protein encodes MHKKNIFRLKKLTFILVFLASLTGTIYPQLPPVRLDYSSYALSADGRLLGYYGEKHRVEVRSTGNISKWVIYSLIATEDRDFYNHDGVSYKGLGRAVIKTLTGSTQGGSTLTMQLARNLFLSREQTITRKLTEINIAREIEKKYTKDQILLLYLNTCYFGHGAYGIWAASQEFFSKTPDKLSVTEGATIAGLLQSPSGYDPSKNPEKTLARRNEVLHNLLEVGKINEKQFERYRRQPLGLKMNQGLGRHFLEHVRKEALEILNSRGISLNRDQLKITTTLDYDIQKAAEDAVNWQYGRFPGSMKQAQIGLVSVEVGTGKIKAMIGGSPGSESRGLNHADEIHRQPGSSFKPFLYASLLEKGFTLATPLHDFPIVVDSGSTMEWRPENSTGNFSYTMMPMINAVKHSVNACAADAMVNFTKPDSVAAFAKRLGIKSNIPPYPSIALGTAEVTPLEMASAYEVFASEGLYAKPYSILKIEDRNNRVLYQAHQETTTVLDSATCYLMSQALEQVVEGGTATSARPYFKGVAAGKTGTTQNSADVWFVGYNTKLSTAIWIGYDNPSRKLSGGFQYGGSACAPIWGRLMSVAHLQYHGSYGMQFTRPSTVQEIEVCEDTGEPATISCPHKKLYPVNFLLLKGSCHLHQNQIGQKF; translated from the coding sequence ATGCATAAAAAAAACATATTCAGACTAAAAAAGTTAACTTTCATCCTCGTTTTCTTAGCTTCCCTTACAGGCACCATCTATCCGCAGCTGCCGCCGGTCAGGCTGGACTATTCATCCTACGCGCTTTCAGCCGACGGGAGGCTTTTAGGATACTACGGTGAAAAGCACAGGGTAGAGGTTAGAAGCACGGGCAATATCTCAAAATGGGTGATTTATTCCCTTATTGCCACAGAAGACAGGGATTTTTACAACCACGACGGCGTCTCCTACAAAGGCCTCGGGCGTGCAGTCATAAAAACGCTTACTGGCTCCACACAGGGAGGCAGCACGCTTACAATGCAGCTTGCACGTAACCTTTTCCTTTCACGCGAACAGACTATAACCCGTAAGCTCACCGAGATCAACATCGCACGGGAAATCGAGAAGAAGTATACCAAAGACCAGATACTCCTTCTATATCTTAATACATGCTACTTCGGCCACGGGGCCTACGGCATCTGGGCAGCCAGCCAGGAGTTTTTCAGCAAAACCCCCGACAAGCTTTCTGTAACCGAAGGCGCCACCATAGCCGGACTGCTTCAGTCGCCAAGCGGCTACGATCCGTCCAAAAACCCCGAGAAAACTTTAGCCCGCAGAAATGAAGTTCTGCACAACCTGCTCGAGGTAGGAAAGATCAACGAAAAGCAGTTCGAACGCTACCGCAGGCAGCCTTTGGGTCTTAAGATGAACCAGGGCCTGGGCCGCCATTTTTTAGAACACGTGCGCAAGGAGGCGCTCGAGATACTAAATTCAAGAGGAATTTCCCTAAACAGGGACCAGTTAAAAATAACAACAACACTGGACTACGACATACAGAAAGCAGCCGAAGACGCCGTTAACTGGCAGTATGGCCGGTTCCCCGGCTCAATGAAGCAGGCGCAGATTGGTCTCGTTTCAGTGGAAGTGGGTACAGGCAAAATCAAGGCAATGATCGGCGGAAGCCCCGGCTCGGAATCCCGCGGACTTAACCATGCAGATGAAATCCACCGCCAGCCGGGCTCATCTTTTAAGCCTTTTTTGTACGCAAGCCTGCTGGAAAAAGGTTTTACACTTGCAACACCCCTGCACGACTTCCCGATTGTTGTCGATTCGGGTTCAACAATGGAGTGGAGGCCTGAAAATTCAACAGGCAACTTCTCATACACCATGATGCCGATGATAAATGCCGTAAAACACTCCGTAAACGCGTGCGCTGCCGACGCAATGGTAAACTTTACTAAGCCCGATTCCGTAGCAGCTTTTGCTAAGAGACTCGGCATAAAATCAAATATTCCCCCTTACCCTTCAATTGCCCTGGGTACAGCTGAGGTTACTCCGCTTGAAATGGCCTCGGCCTATGAGGTATTTGCCTCGGAAGGACTTTATGCAAAGCCTTATTCAATACTTAAAATTGAGGACAGGAATAACAGGGTGCTTTACCAGGCACACCAGGAAACCACAACAGTGCTCGACTCTGCCACCTGCTACCTCATGTCACAGGCACTTGAGCAGGTGGTCGAAGGTGGAACTGCCACTTCGGCAAGGCCGTACTTTAAGGGTGTGGCGGCAGGCAAAACCGGAACCACACAGAACTCAGCTGACGTCTGGTTTGTTGGCTACAACACAAAGCTTTCCACTGCCATATGGATCGGATACGATAACCCTTCAAGAAAGCTTTCGGGTGGTTTTCAGTACGGCGGAAGCGCCTGCGCCCCCATCTGGGGAAGGCTGATGTCCGTAGCACACCTTCAGTACCATGGCTCATACGGCATGCAGTTTACACGCCCGTCAACCGTTCAGGAAATTGAAGTCTGCGAGGATACAGGCGAACCCGCAACCATAAGCTGCCCGCATAAGAAGCTGTACCCGGTAAATTTCCTCCTTCTTAAAGGAAGCTGCCATTTGCACCAAAACCAGATAGGACAAAAATTCTGA
- the zwf gene encoding glucose-6-phosphate dehydrogenase: MEKPENCIIVIFGASGDLTKRKLIPALYKLFEHSLLPERFAVLGVARTEMADKKFRDSSFQFIEPEEDKNETAARFKHGLYYIALKDYSPGEFAKLNRKIKSLSGELETGENCIYYLATPPGAFEEIAISLGVEKMQFQGEKSWKRLIIEKPFGESLETAKDLNKRLCRIFNENQIYRIDHYLGKETVQNIFVTRFSNGIFEPLWNRNYVHHVEITAAESSGIGSRGGYYDSTGALRDMVQNHLLQILGLIAMEPPASLRPEAIRDEKLKVFESLRIMKPEDVESHVIRGQYVANKIGREIVAGYREEMGVDRGSHAETYVAIKLFIDNWRWGGVPFYLRTGKRMPTSVTEAVIHFRPSPHILFRAQDNYINYLVIRIQPDEGMLLRVSMKVPGRGYNVQDINMDFHYSELASQYVPGAYERLLLDAMEGDATLYARGDAVEACWKFIQPVLDAWEKYPTIKLFGYPAGTWGPENADDLIEESGLTWRYPCRNLSGEGSYCEL, encoded by the coding sequence ATGGAAAAGCCGGAAAACTGCATTATTGTCATATTCGGAGCCTCGGGTGACCTTACGAAAAGAAAACTCATCCCTGCGCTCTATAAGCTTTTTGAGCACAGCCTTTTGCCTGAAAGGTTTGCAGTACTTGGAGTGGCAAGGACAGAGATGGCGGATAAGAAATTCAGGGACTCCTCTTTTCAGTTTATAGAGCCGGAGGAAGATAAAAATGAAACGGCCGCACGCTTTAAGCACGGCCTTTATTATATAGCGCTTAAAGATTATTCTCCCGGGGAATTCGCGAAACTAAACAGGAAAATTAAATCACTTTCCGGGGAGCTGGAAACCGGGGAAAACTGCATCTATTATCTTGCCACGCCTCCGGGCGCCTTTGAGGAGATTGCAATAAGCCTTGGGGTTGAAAAAATGCAGTTTCAGGGGGAGAAAAGCTGGAAAAGGCTGATAATTGAAAAACCTTTCGGGGAAAGCCTTGAAACGGCTAAGGACCTGAATAAGAGGCTCTGCCGCATTTTTAATGAAAACCAGATCTACCGCATAGACCACTATCTGGGAAAAGAAACCGTGCAGAACATATTTGTAACCCGGTTTTCAAACGGCATATTTGAGCCCTTATGGAACAGGAATTATGTCCACCACGTTGAGATCACCGCGGCCGAAAGCTCAGGAATAGGCTCTCGCGGGGGGTACTATGACAGTACGGGCGCCCTGAGGGATATGGTGCAGAACCATCTGCTGCAGATACTGGGGCTTATTGCCATGGAGCCGCCTGCCTCACTCAGGCCGGAGGCCATAAGGGATGAAAAGCTGAAGGTTTTTGAATCCCTCAGGATCATGAAGCCGGAGGACGTTGAAAGCCACGTCATACGCGGCCAGTATGTGGCAAATAAAATCGGGCGCGAAATTGTTGCAGGCTACCGTGAGGAGATGGGGGTGGACAGGGGCAGCCACGCCGAGACTTACGTTGCAATTAAGCTTTTTATTGATAACTGGCGCTGGGGCGGGGTGCCTTTTTATTTAAGAACGGGCAAAAGAATGCCGACTTCCGTTACAGAGGCTGTTATACACTTCAGGCCTTCACCCCACATCCTATTCAGAGCTCAGGATAACTATATTAACTACCTCGTAATCCGCATACAGCCCGACGAAGGGATGCTCTTAAGGGTCAGCATGAAAGTCCCCGGCCGCGGCTATAACGTGCAGGACATCAACATGGACTTCCATTATTCAGAGCTTGCCAGCCAGTACGTCCCCGGGGCCTACGAAAGGCTTCTTTTAGACGCAATGGAAGGTGACGCCACGCTTTATGCCAGGGGGGATGCCGTGGAGGCCTGCTGGAAGTTCATTCAGCCGGTGCTGGATGCATGGGAGAAGTACCCAACAATTAAACTCTTCGGATATCCTGCCGGCACCTGGGGGCCGGAAAACGCTGATGATCTGATCGAGGAATCGGGGCTCACGTGGCGCTACCCGTGCAGGAATCTTTCAGGCGAAGGGTCGTACTGCGAGCTGTAG
- a CDS encoding YtxH domain-containing protein, whose translation MSKGTMGFVYGILLGGIAGGITALLYTPVSGKKMRKQIIKKKDGIMEDMNDYYEAVEDVIKDGKKRAESIIDDARKIISV comes from the coding sequence ATGAGTAAAGGAACGATGGGTTTTGTGTATGGCATTTTACTCGGCGGAATTGCAGGAGGCATAACAGCTCTGCTTTATACTCCGGTTTCCGGTAAAAAGATGCGGAAACAGATTATCAAGAAGAAAGACGGCATAATGGAAGATATGAACGACTACTACGAGGCTGTTGAAGACGTTATAAAGGATGGGAAGAAAAGAGCCGAATCTATAATTGATGATGCGCGGAAAATCATCTCCGTCTGA